The nucleotide window TGGATGTGTGAGTCAGTGTGAGAGTGTTTCTAATTTAGATCTAGCTGGGGTGGGTAGACCTCCACAGACAGCAGCTCTGAGGAGGGCTGAGTGGctgctctctctacctccctccctgcagCACATACTGTATGCTCCAGTCTCCAGGGACAGACCAGAGAGagcctttcccccctctctcacacacattctgGATTCATGAAGCTAAAAACTGAAACTTCACTCAGAAAGAGGTGCTTTACCAAAATCAACATCATCACAACTATCATTCATTCACACACTGAAAGGAGAACGTACTGAGTTGATGCAGGCTAGTTCTTTGTTGAGCAGCCAGGGAAGTGACagtttcccctctcctctgtagCAGGACTGGATGCGTTCCTTGATCTTCTCCTTGATGCGGCGCAGGGTGAACAGGCATAGGGCTGACTCCTTGGGGGGCTTGGCCCGGTTCTTCTGGCCCTGGGCGAACACCGTGAACAGCACCTCCTCCTGCTCTGAGATGCCCAGTGAGCGCGCCAGCTTGGTCCCGGGACGGCTGAGGTAGGCATCCTGCACCAGACGGTACTCCACCCCGTCCTTGGTGCAGCCGATGGGGAACTCCACGTAGGAGTAGAACTTGGGGTCGTCCACGCAGAGACGGACGATCTTAGAGGTGAAGAACTGCTCCCCGCTGGCATCGGGCGAGGTGAGCTGGGTATCCAGCTGCAGGGTCAGATAGTAGACAAACTGTTCGCTGCTGAAGCCGTAGATGTAGTAGATGTCGAAGGCGGGGAACTTGGAGAGCGTGTCCGAGGGGATCTTGAGCTGCGAGGAGACAAACTCGTCCTGATAGACGAAGCTGAACATGTCGGCGTTCTCCTCGTTGGCCATCAGCTTGCGGCTGGAGAGCGTGGGGAAGTACTCTGACTTGCCGTCAATGGGCGTGCCCACAAACAGCTTGCCGGCCTCTCCTCCGCTCCCGGCCGCATCTCCACCAATGACCACCCCAGACATGGTGCCAGCCTCGGCCACGCTGGACAGGTAGTGCTCCTTACGGTGGTGGGGCTCGCCCAGCTTGAACAGATCATCCAGCCTGAGGAACTGGCAGATCCCCTGGGAGGTGCTGCCGCAGGCAATCAGGCGGTTCTGACCGTAGTCCAGCAGCAGCAGCTTGTTGACGTTGCTGATCTGGGTCAGCTCGTGGGGGCAGGACTGGACCCCAGGAGGGGGGTAACACTTCTCATTGTCCACCACAGGGCCTGTCACGTGGCTGCGCAGCTTGGTCAGGTTGCTGGACAGCTTGAAGATCCAGTTGACCGCTCCCAGATACACCTCACCTGTCTTGTTGTGGACCACCAGGTGTGTGAGCCCCCCCTCTGGAGGGGAGAAGGACCTGAGGTCGCTGGGGGTGGTGGCAAACACCCCCGACagcaggaggaggaagggaaggagagggcctcccaggggtggggtggggtgggaggTCATGTTGGGCTCTGCTAGGTGAGGAGAGGTtcctgggtgtgtgtctgtgtttcttttcCTCTACTGAAGCTGGCTGTCCTACACCAGGCTGAAGGAAGGGAGGGGCGGTGGAGAAGCGCTGGCCTGGCGTCCTCTGGGCTCTGTGTCTCTGCTCTGTCGTCTATAACATCAACCCCAGCGCCTCGGCCGCCAGCCCTGCAAAGGGAAGGAAGAACACACATTAGGAGACAGGATCAGGGAACGCTCTCTCCCTATCGACTGAACAGGGGTTTAAAAGCTCTGCCAGCCACACAGAGCGGTGAGGGCAAAAAGAAGTCAGAATACATAAACATTCATCAATTACAGTAGGGCCTTAGGGGGAATCCTATACAACATTTGATGAGCATGTCAGCCTGCCAGACAGAGTCTGACTAACTCAACATAAAGCATTAGGCTGACAGACCATGGTGCGTCCTCATATATATTTTACACACATTGCCGGGATCCTCACCGTTACCTGCAGCCCTGCAGAGGGCCAGGCACAGTGTAGCAAGATGCAGCTAGAAGTACATCCACTACTGTGTACCGCGATAGGACAGTTCACCCTTTCACCATCCAGAATGATTTATAATAGGTAAATGTATCATGACATTACACTCAAACAATTCCTAATATCGTCAACATGGCCTGAACATAGAGGGGGAAGGTTTACATGTTATACTGTACAACTGTGAGTAGTAGATGAAGCTGAGACTATAAAAGGACCCGAATGAGAAATAAAAGATTACAGACCCAAACAGAGGTtgttgtctctctcacacacacacacacacacacacacacacacacacacacacacacacacacacacacacacacacacacacacacacacacacacacacacacacacacacacacacacacacacacacacacacacacacacacacacacacacacacacacacacacacacacactctccaggcCCAGACAGAAAGTCAATGACTGCTTTCATCTCCCAGTCCCAGTCAGCCATCATGACCTGCTGTATGAACCCACTGTTCTCCAGCCCATCAAGACAACGGACACATTGTGTCACGGTTGCAGTTGGTGTCTGAGGCACAAAACCTACCATCGTCTCAACTCAGTCATTCACCACGCACTGCCCCACTTACTGATGTAAAACGCTTCAGATTACatagtctctctcacacacacaagcatgaatGCCTACACATTATAATCACAGATCAGTGATCAGACAGCCACTTTTAAAATGGTGACGTTTCAAGGGCACTAGTCTGAGATGTTTCTCTGGAGATATCAAAACGATAGTATAGATCACAGGTCCATCTACAAGGTGCATAACTATCACAACATTCTATCACTTTAACGAAAAATAAACGTTGTCCCTGAACCAACATATGACGATGCTTTGACTGAACTGGGAGGAAAAGGCCTACAGTACACAGCATACCTGTTTAATGTCTTGAGGAGACTGAATTAGACGCTCTGAAGATGTTTCAAGAGAAAAGAGTGACAGAGATGGAAGAAAGgattagagaagagagagaatttGAGTGGAAGAGAGATGGATAAGGAGAAATCAGGATAGTGATGGAGTGGTCGTTAGTCTTCATAACAAAACAATGCCTTTTCCTTCCCGAGAGATGGAGGATGTTGGTGATGGCTGCtattagccagtcagtcagtaatgCACCTGAACTCACAGGGCTGTGCCTGGCGGAGGAAATGCCAGGCAGGAGAAATGAATCAATTGGCTGCAGAGAGCGGAGCAGAGGGAGGCTGAGGCAGGTTGTGTTgtagacggacggacggacagctGGGCTGGGCTCAACCTGCCTCCTCAGATAGCGACCCCTGAGCCACAGTGCCGCCAACACTGATTTATTGCTTGTGGCATATCAATTACAGCACCGGCCACAAAACTGGGGCCTCATACTTAAGCAAATGTATACACACTGCATCTTTAACATGGAGGTCATATCAGAGTCTGGGTGAGGGAGGCAAGCCACAGACAACACCTCACATAGGAGAGGAAAGACTCCATCCTTTACTGTCTATCAATGTTTGGCAGATACGCAAACAAACACTTATGTATGCACACACATAGAGTGTATGGACTCCCAGGCATACAGAATAAACAATTAGGCTGCATACCTGTATGTTACTACTGtcaaacacagacacatacagtctACTGGAGGTATTACCTTTAGAGGCACATGGAAGTATAGGGCAACATCCGTGGCCCTCTCCTAAAGGAGGTCCTATGGCAGATCAGAACCCATTACTTCAGAAACTTCCACAACATGGAACTTCTATTTACAATTCATCTCCGAGGCCTACAGACAAGGAACTAATAGTTCAAATCATATTCACCTCACACTCCTCTACTGGCATTTCACAGgtctctggagggagggagggagggagggagggagggagggagggagggagggagggaggattgaGGAAAGGACAGACTGAGATGAGTCAGAAACTATTGCCTAGCTTACCAGCTGCCATACTATTATGTATGTTCACAGGGCCAAGCCTCTCAATCCAGCCCAGCAAACCCCATCATAACAGAAGTGTGTTTCTGATGAGAAGGCAAAATCACTGTATGAGCAGGAACACAAGTCAATCTGGCATAAATGTCCCAAAGTAACGAGTGCCTCCGTCAGGGCAGGGACAAGGAGGGAGGGAAATAAATAGTGTCTTCACTGGGAAATAAAGAGCTGACAAAGACAGCAAAAAAATACAACTGCCAAATACGCAATTTGAGATATTAAAACAATTttcagtttcaagttttaatgtcatgtgcacaagtacagggaaatgcctttcttgctccAAAccaaacaatgcagtaatcaatatcaatgtagcactaaaaataccaaggtagaacaaaaacacaataaatacaaataagaaataagaagaacacgagaaagtaagatagctatatacagggtcagttcctgtGCATGGATACTGGAGTGTAGGAAATGGTCCCTTTCCCAACAGTTTGCAAATGAGTGTTGAAAAACAGGGTTAGGAAGCAGACAGTCTGCCGTTATTTTATAGGGTTCAAGTTCAGATTGTGATTATTGGAAGGAGATTTAATGGGAGAATCTGCGACCAAACTAACCACATGTGAAAAGCAAGGGTTAAGTGagggacatactgtacatatatttaTATTGTGTATGTTTTGATAAGATTCATAGAGTGTCTTTTTGTGGTGAAACACATTGATATCTCTGTTAGGCTGGGCTCTGGGGCAGGCTGGGCTCTGGGGCAGGCTGGGCTCTGGGGCAGGCTGGGCTCTGGGGCAGGCTGGGCTCTGGGGCAGGCTGGGCTCTGGGGCAGGCGGGGCTCTGGGGCAGGCTGGGCTCTGGGGCAGGCTGGGCTCTGGGGCAGGCGGGGCTCTGGGGCAGGCTGGGCTCTGGGGCAGGCTGGGCTCTGGGGCAGGCTGGGCTCTGGGGCAGGCTGGGCTCTGGGGCAGGCTGGGCTCTGGGCAGGCTGGGCTCTGGGGCAGGCGGGGCTCTGGGGCAGGCTGGGCTCTGGGGCAGGCGGGGCTCTGGGGCAGGCGGGGCTCTGGGGCAGGCGGGGCTCTGGGGCAGGCTGGGCTCTGGGGCAGGCGGGGCTCTGGGGCAGGCTGGGCTCTGGGGCAGGCTGGGCTCTGGGGCAGGCTGGGCTCTGGGGCAGGCGGGGCTCTGGGGCAGGCTGGGCTCTGTGGCAGGCTGGGCTCTGGGGCAGGCTGGGCTCTGGGGCAGGCGGGGCTCTGGGCAGGCGGGGCTCTGGGGCAGGCGGGGCTCTGGGCAGGCGGGGCTCTGGGGCAGTGCTGACTGAGGCCATAAGGACATGGGGCCATACAGCTGTAATAGTAAGGCTGTGAGGCTGGCTGTGAGGCTGGCTGTGAGGCTGGCTGTGAGGCTTTGCACTGATGGCTGCTGCTGGATTGCTGCTGTTTCCAGTGTGGCTCTGCTGGCTTTTCATGCAAGGCCCTGAGTAAGAACACTTGGCGCTTTTTACACTGTACTGCATTCCATGCCTGACACAGTGACTACACAGACAgctgcctccacacacacacaaacacctaccCGCTCCTCGCAAGACACCAGGCCTCCACAtcattcacacagacacacacacacttgtgtttTTCAGGGATTAGCGCAGACAAGAGGTTCTGCCCCATCACGGATACATCGACTCAATGGCAGTTCAGTTGGCCACTGGAGCAGCCAGCAAGCTAGGCCTCTCAATCCTGCACACGtgtgacacacactcacacacaccaacagcttCATGGGGTAACAGGtgctgacacagacacacagtccttCACAGTGATAAAGGCTGGGAGTTAGAATCCTTAGAGTGAGTATGTACAGTAATTATGTACAgtaagtatgtacagtatgttgatATTGTGAAATCCTCCTGAGTTGAGGGATTTAAAGGATCAAATATATTCTGAACCTGACTGGACTCATGTCTTCACGTCCACTACCACTGCAGACCAAACACAATGCACTACAGACCAAAGACAGTAAACTACAGACCAAAGACAGTACACTACAGACCAAAGACAGTACACTACAGACCAAACACAATGCACCTCAGACCAAACACACTGCACCTCAGACCAAACACACTGCACCTCAGACCAAACATGGTACACCTCAGACCAAACACGGTACACCTCAGACCAAACACGGTACACCTCAGACCAAACACGGTACACCTCAGACCAAACACACTGCACCGCAGACCAAACACGGTACACCTCAGACCAAGCACACTGCACCGCAGACCAACACGGTACACCTCAGACCAAACACGGTACACCTCAGACCAAACACACTGCACCGCAGACCAACACAGTACACCTCAGACCAAACACGGTACACCTCAGACCAAACACACTGCACCGCAGACCAACACGGTACACTACAGACCAAACACGGCACACTAGACCAAACACAGTACACTACAGACCAAACACGGTACACTACAGACCAACACAGTACACAGCATACCAACACGGTACACCTCAGACCAAACACGGCACACTATAGACCAAACACAGTACACTACAGACCAAACACGGTACACTACAGACCAACACAGTACACAGCATACCAAACACGGTACAGTACAGACCAAACACAGTACACTGCAGACCAAACACAATGCACTGCAGACCAAGCACAATGCcctacagacaaacacagtccaCTACAGACCAAGCACAATGCactacagacaaacacagtccaCTACAGACCAAGCACAATGCCTTACAGACAAACACAATGCACTGCAGACCAAGCACAATGCcctacagacaaacacagtccaCTACAGACCAAGCACAATGCactacagacaaacacagtccaCTACAGACCAAGAGCAAACCCAATGCACAACAAACACAATGCAAGACAAAACACAATGcactcctattttgttgcctcacaacttggaattaaaatggattttttggaggtttgtatttttttatttacacaacacgcctaccactttgaagatgcaacatatgttttattgtgaaacaaacaaaaaataagacaaaaaaacagaacacttgagtg belongs to Salvelinus alpinus chromosome 28, SLU_Salpinus.1, whole genome shotgun sequence and includes:
- the LOC139556855 gene encoding uncharacterized protein — protein: MWMKTKQTLYKTQGRNPNKRARSASLAAQQHRPRGRSQEPSAGRSGPDAAAEVVSSSDGPVAAAEVAASSNGPVAVASDGPVVAASDSLSPQPPASALSLSPQHSAPSLSPPSQPKQLSALEILLAAAVVQGSMSALPQSPACPEPRLPQSPACPEPRLPQSPACPRAQPATEPSLPQSPACPRAQPAPEPSLPQSPACPRAPPAPEPSLPQSPACPRAPPAPEPRLPQSPACPRAPPAPEPSLPRAQPAPEPSLPQSPACPRAQPAPEPSLPQSPACPRAQPAPEPSLPQSPACPRAQPAPEPSLPQSPACPRAQPAPEPSLPQSPA